Proteins from a single region of Diorhabda sublineata isolate icDioSubl1.1 chromosome 2, icDioSubl1.1, whole genome shotgun sequence:
- the LOC130440692 gene encoding elongation of very long chain fatty acids protein 4-like: MALVINSTQTLVSQAYDYYAWTLSLSDTRTKGWPLVDSPVPTLLFIGLYFFIVWIGPKIMANRKPFKLSWLLVPYNFYMAALNLYIAVRLLTASFRLRYNYFCEPCRQKYSPDELQITDAVWWYYFSKLLEFCDTLFFILRKKNNQLSFLHVYHHSTMFAFWWIGIKWVPSGSTFLPAMVNSGIHVLMYSYYGLSVFGPRVHQYLWWKKYLTILQLIQFTCALILGANGIRMGCEFPLWMHYTLIGYMISFIVLFGNFYVKAYLEKGNQVFYGMDFGCGQGNSNYSQQYTIQSHNGVQNEMDKKHR; the protein is encoded by the exons atggCACTTGTGATAAACTCAACACAGACCCTAGTTAGCCAGGCCTACGATTATTATGCATGGACATTATCGTTGTCAG ATACACGAACAAAAGGATGGCCCTTAGTAGATTCCCCTGTTCCTACTTTGTTATTCATaggtttatattttttcattgtttggatAGGACCTAAAATCATGGCAAACAGGAAACCGTTTAAACTATCGTGGCTACTTGTACCTTACAATTTTTATATGGCAGCATTAAATTTATACATAGCCGTTAGG ttgcTGACAGCTTCATTTCGTTTAAGATATAACTACTTCTGTGAACCTTGTAGGCAAAAATACTCGCCCGACGAATTGCag atTACAGATGCTGTTTGGTGGTATTACTTTTCTAAACTTTTAGAATTCTGTGATACccttttctttatattaaggAAAAAGAATAATCAACTTTCATTCTTGCACGTTTACCATCATTCCACCATGTTTGCTTTTTGGTGGATAGGAATCAAGTGGGTGCCGAGTGGTTCTA cttttcTACCCGCTATGGTCAATTCAGGAATACATGTTTTGATGTATTCTTATTATGGACTCTCAGTATTTGGTCCAAGAGTTCATCAATACCTCTGGTGGAAGAAATACCTAACGATATTACAACTG ATTCAATTTACCTGTGCCTTGATCTTGGGTGCAAATGGAATAAGAATGGGTTGTGAATTCCCTCTTTGGATGCATTACACTCTTATAGGTTACATGATATCATTTATAGTACTTTTTGGTAATTTCTACGTTAAAGCCTACTTGGAAAag gGCAACCAAGTATTCTACGGAATGGACTTTGGTTGCGGCCAAGGAAACAGCAATTATTCTCAACAATATACAATACAATCACACAATGGAGTTCAAAACGAGATGGATAAAAAGCATCGTTAA